The genomic window AGATCGACGGAGCGTTCCTCCGGCTCGACGAGGAGCTCTGGGACCGCGACGGCCTCCGCCTGACCCTGCTGATCGACCCCGGCCGCATCAAGCGCGACGTCGGGCCCCGCGAGGGGTTCGGCCCCGTGCTGGAGGCCGGCAGGGACTACACGCTGCTCATCGATGCCCGCTGGCCCGACGCCGAGGGCCGGCCGCTCGCGGGACCCCATCGGAAGGCGTTCCGCACGACGGCCGCCGACGACGCCTGCCCGGACGTGGGGACCTGGCGAATCCGCCCGCCCGACGCGTCCTCCGTCGCCCCGCTGGTCGTCGAGTCGCCGGAGCCGCTCGACCACGCCCTCTTCGCGCGCCTCGTCCGCGTGCAGGACGCCGATGGCCATGACGTCCCCGGCCGCGCGGCCGTCGCCGGCGAGGAGACCCGATGGGCCTTCACGCCCGACCGCCCCTGGCGGCCCGGCGCGTACCGCCTCGTCGTCGACGAGGCCCTCGAGGACCTCGCCGGCAACAACCTCCGGCGCCCCTTCGAGCTCGACGTCTTCGAGCCCGTCGGCCGCCGGATCGAGGCCCGCGTCGTCGATCGCCCGTTCGAGATCAGGCCGGGGCCGTGACCGCCGCGGGCGTCACCGGGACGCCCCGGGTACGGCCTTCTCCGCCTCCTCGTCCCTCGTGGCGAGGAGGGCCTGGAGCGCCCAGCCCGAGGTCGAGAGCCGCTCGGCGTAGCTCTCGCCGTCCGGCGGGCGCGTCGTCTCGGGCCAGCTCCCGTCGGGATGCTGGGACGCGATGAGAAAGGCGCGGCCGCGGCGGATCCACCCCGCTCGCTCCGCGATGCCGCGACGCGGGGCCAGGGCGATCAGGACGACGGCCGTGTCGAACGGCTCGGCCGGCGTGTTCGGGAACGGGCCCCAGCCGCCGCGGGCGGCCTCGGCCCTGCGGATCAGGTCGAGGCCGCGACGGACCCGGGCGGCGGCCTCGGCATCGTCGGCGCCCTCCAGCCCGATCAGCACGGCGGCCGCGTCGGGGACGTTCCGCGCCTCGGCCTTCCGGAGCCAGCGGTCGGCCGCGGCGATCGGCGCGGCGAACCGCTTCGGGCCGGCGGCGACGAGGGAGCGGCGGGCCATGGCCGTCGCCAGGGCGGTCCCGTACGTCGCCGGCGAGCCGACGGCCGCCTCGGCGTCCACCCGCCACGAGCCCCCCTCGATTTGATCGCCCGCGACGAGGCCGGCCGCGCGGGCCATCGCCCCCGCGTCGCCAGACCGCCCCGCGTCGATCGCGTCCGCGAGTGCCGCCGCGAACTGGATCCGCGCGAGCACTTTATCGTTGAACGGTCCGTCGCCGCCGTTGCGGTCCCAGCCCTCGGGTCGCTCCAGCCACCGGACCGTCCCGGCCGTCGCCGCATCCGGGACGGCGAGGCCCAGCCGGGCCGCCCGGAAGAGCGCCCGCGCGGCGTCGCCGTCGTTGTGGCAGGAGAAGCAGCGGTTCTCCGCCTGCCAGCGCGGGACCTCGCGCCCGAGGTAGGCGATCGCGCGGGCCTCCGGAGCCTCCGCCCCGAGGGCCCCCGGGCCCGGGGAGGCGGCGAGGCAGGTCGCGAGGAAACAGGCGGCCGTCAGCGGGATGCTAGGCATGAGGAGGGAGCGGAGATCGGCCGCGGCTCACGGGCCCTTCCGGCGTTTGATCACGACCGGCACCCGGTAACAGGTGCCGGATGCCGCGGGCGTCGTCCAGGGGGCGGGGAGCCAGAGGGCACCCGCCGGGCCGACCGGCCGATCGAGCTGATCGGCCCGGGCGCGGTCGGCCGAGGCCCGGGGGAGGTCGCCGGCCTTCTCGCGCAGCAAGGCCCGGCCCCGGTAGGCGGGGGCGTGGCCGGGGTTCAGGCGGATGGCCGTCTCGAAGTCCAGGCTGGCCCGCGTCAGGTCCCCCTGGCGTGCCCGGGCCGTGCCCCGGTTGGTGCGGATCGACGCGTCCTTCGGGCTGAGCCGGAGGGCCGCGGTGTAGTCGGCGACCGCGGCGTCGAGCCGGCCCTGCGAGGCATGGGCGAGCCCGCGGTCGTTCAGGGCGGCCGGCTCGGCGGACGTGAGCTCGACGGTGCCCGAGGAGATCGACGGGGTGCCGGGGGTGGCGCCGCCGGCCGGCGGGGATTGGCCCAGGGCGGGCTCGGCGGGCGCCGGATTGGCGCGGACGGTCAGCGCGATCGTGGCCTCGGCCCGCGCCGCCCCGGCGGAGGCCACCACGCGCACGGTTGCGCGGGCGGGGCTCGCCTGCGAGTCGGCTTTCAGGGCCGCCAGGCCCCGGTCGTACCCCGTGGGGATCTCGGCCGTCGCCGGGGACACCCCGGCCGGCAGCCCTTCGAAGCGGACGGCGATCGGGCCGGAGGCGCCGCCCCGGCACACCACGATCGGCACCGGCTCGCTCGAGCCGGCGTCGACCTCCAGGGTGTCGGGCACGCCCAGGCGGAAGGATGGTGCGGCCTTGGCCGGCGGCGGCGCCTTGGCCGGCGCCGGCCGTCGATCGGCGGCCGGCGGGCGGGTGCCTCCCGCGTCGGCCGTCCGCCGGGGTAGGTTCGCCGCGAGGCGTTCCTGGGCCGCCCGCGCGAGCCGCCCCGCCTCGCCCCGCATCGCCTCGATCCCCGCCGTCGCGAGCCGGATGTATCGAGAGGCCTCGGCGCCGATGGCCGTCGCCGGCGTCGGGCCGTCGGGCCGGGCCCGCCCAGCCGGCCTGACCGGCGCGAACTCGGCGGCGGCGATCGGCGCCGGCGTGCCCGCGGTCGACTCGAACGGATCGGGCGGGCCCTCGGCCCACGCGGCGGGCCGCCCCGTCGGGGGGGCGAGGCCCGACGCCGTCTCCCGCCGCATCCCCGGGGCGACGATCCCGTCGCGGCCCGGCACGTCGGCCCGCCGGCCGCCGTCGGGCTGCGCCCTCGCGACCTCCCACGCGACCAGGCCCGCCACCGCGAGGCAAGCGGCCCATCGCGAGGCGGACGCCCGCGGGCGCGGGCCGCCCGGGGGCGGGGCGTCGGTCGCGGCCCCGGGCAGGGGCGTGGTCGGCTCCTGCGAATCCTCCGCCCCCGGCTCGCCGCGCCAGGACCTCGACGACGGGGCGCGTCGATCGGCGCCCGGCCCGCCGGCGGGCCGCGAGTCGCCCCGGGACCCGGCCGAGGCCTCCGGGCCGAGCTCCCCGCACCAGAAGTCCGAGTCCTCGACCAGGCCGGTCTGGGACGCCGAATCGTCCGGGGTCTCGCCGGGCGGCGTTGACGCCTCCCCCAACGCGCCCTCGCCCTCCGCCGCGCCGGGGAGGATCAGGGGCGAGCCCGCGGCGAGGCAGGACCGGAGCGCCTCGACGAACTGGCCGCAGTCGGGCCACCGATCCGAGGGGTCCTTGGCCAGGGCGCGGGCCACGATCGGCCGCTCGGGCTCGGGCAGCGACGAGAGGTCCGGCGGCTGCATCAGGTGCCCGAGCATGACCGCGGCGGGCGGGCCCGCGAACGGCAGCCGCCCGGCGCGGAGCACGCAGTACGTCACGGCGAGCGAGTACTGGTCGGTCTGGTCCGCGACCCGCCCGCGGAACGTCTCGGGCGCGGCGTACGTGCACGTCAGCCCGGAATGGCACTGGCTGGCCACGCCCCGGTCGACCAGGATCGAGAGCCCGAAGTCCGCCACCTTGAGCCCCCGGCCCAGCAGCATCAGGTTCTGCGGCTTGACGTCCCGGTGGTGGACCGCGACCCCCGTCATCCCGTCGAGCTCATGCCTGGGCTCGTGGAGGTAGTCGAGCACGCGCGACGCCTCCCCCATGGCCCCGAGCAGCTCGTCCATCGGGATCCCGGCCAGCCCCCGGCCCGAGAATTCCCGGTACCGGTCCCAGAGCGAGAGGTCGGCGAGCTCCATGCCAAGGATCAACAGGCCGTCGATGACCCAGGCGCCGAAGTAGGCGAGCAGGTTGGGGTGCCGCACCGCCCGCAGGATGCGGAGGTTGGACAGCTCCCGGCGGCCGAGCGTGCCGTCGGTGCGGATGAGCTTGAGGGCGACCGACAGGCCCCCCGGGGCCTCGGCCCGCCAGACCTCCCCCGCGCCCCCGTACCCGACCCGCTCCAGCAGGCGATAGCCCGGGACGGGTTCGTCCCCGCTCCGCCCCACGCGGGCCCCGCGGCGAGTCGCCACGCTCGATCCCATGTCCGAGCCTCCATGATAGCCCGCCCCGTCCCATGTCCGTGGGCGACGATGGACGATCGCAAAGAATGAGAGATGCTCAATTGGGATGCATGTAGTCTTGCCGATCGTTTGTCGGGTTCGTCCAGGGTACCCTCACCGCCTCCGGCCGTGCAAGTGGAGTCGCCGGCGGGCGTCGCCGGCGGGTAAGCGTCTCGAAAGTGGGTGGGAAATTCCGTAGAACAGAGGTCTTCGATGCGTCGCCTCGGAATCAGTAGCCTTCTGTTCACGGAGGGTCCCCGTCATGTCCTTCGAGCATCTGCCCGAGCGGCAGGCCCGCCTCGCCCAGGATCTCTACGAGGAGCTCCGGGCGGCCTCGGACGCGGACATCCGGGCCATGGCCGAGCTGCTGGCCACCAAGCCCGACGACGAGCTCTTCGGCGAGGCCGAGTTCCAGCTCCGCGACATGGTCCATCGGGTCGGCGCCAAGGCCCTCCAGGCCGCTGCCATGCAGCGGAAAAAAGGGGGTATGTAGGGTCCAGCACGAGCTGCCCCCGCTGCTCCGAGGCCGCCCGCTTCAAGGGCTATCGGCCCAAGGGGCTGGTCTCGGCCCTGGGCCCGCTGCGCATCGAGCGCGGCTACTACCACTGCCCGCGATGCCGCGAGGGCCACTGCCCCGCCGACGCCGCCTTCGGCCTCGACGGCGGCGACCTGACCTCCGGCGCCGCCGAGCTGGCCTGCCTGGCGGCGGCCCGGGAGAGCTTCGCCAAGGCCGCCGATGTCGCCCTGCCGCGGATGTGCGGCCTGGACCTCGCCGAGTCCACCGTGGAGCGGGTCGCCGAGGCCGTCGGCGCCGAGGTGGGCCGGGCCATCGAGTCCAAGGTCCCCTTCGACGAGGCGGGCCCCTGGGCCTGGCACGTGGACGCCGAGGGGATGACCTGCGCCTACGTGTCGATCGACCTGACGGGCGTCCGCAGGCAGGGGCCCGAGGGGGCCGCGGCCGAGGGGGAGATGATCGCCGTGGGCATGGTCTACAACCCCATCCCCGAGGGCCGCGAGCGATGGGCGACCCAGGGCCGGCGCCGGCCCCCCCGGCAGGCGAGGTACGTCGCCAGCGCCGAGGGCCAGGAGGCGGTGGCCGAGCCGCTGCGACACATGGCCGCCCGGGCGGGCATGGGCGAGGCCCGGCGCTGGATCGCGGTGTGCGACGGCGGGTCGGGGCTGGAGGACCTGCTGAGGCGGCACTTCGGGCGGATCGACGCGGTGATCCTGGACTTCTACCACGCCAGCGAGCACCTGGGGGACCTGGCCAAGGCCTGGCACGCCGACGAGGCCCAGGCGGAGGCGGCGCACGCGGCGTGGTCGCATCGGCTGAAGCACGAGGGGGGCGCCGCGATGCTGGCCTGGCTGGAGGGCCTGGACGTCGCGGCCGCCCCGCGGGCGCGGGCGACGTGGGAGGCGACGGTGAACTACTTCCGCAACCAGCACCACCGGATGGACTACCCGGCCTACCTGGCCAAGGGGTGGCAGATCGGCTCGGGCCCGATGGAGGCCGGCTGCAAGCTGGTGATCAACGAGCGGCTCAACGGCACCGGGATGCGCTGGGGCCATCAGGGGGCCGACGCCATGGCCCACCTCCGGGCCCTCTACCTCAGCGAGTCCGCCCTCTGGACCGGCTTCTGGGCCAACCGCCGGAAGGCAGCTTGACCTTTACCACTTACAAGACGCTCACCCGTCGCCGGCCGCGGCGGCCGGCCCCCCATGCGCGACGCGACCGCAATCCGCCCTACTCCCCGCGTGCCTTCCAGGCGGCGAGGGCCCCGGCCTCCCGGGGCGGGGAGATCGCGAACTTCGGCGCCTCCCGGCGCGCCTCGGGGACGGCGTCCCACCACGCCCGCGTGTCGCGCACGGTCTCGGCGATCGGCCGGTACGCCAGGCCCGCGTCCTCCGCCCGGCCGTGCCGGATCGACATCATGCCGGCGTCGTTGCCCCGGAGCATCGCCCAGGGGATGGCCTCCTCGATGCCGTGCGCGCTCAGGAAATCATAATCATCGATCTGCACGAATTGCGCGTCGGAGCGCAGCGCCGCGCGGGCCTGCTCCAGGAACTCGGGCATGGTGAGGACGCCCCGCGGGCCGGCGGCGTTGTAGACGCCCTCGCGCCCCTCCTCCAGGAGGTGCACCATGAACCCGGCGAGGTCGCGGACGTCGATGAACTGCACGGGGTCGTCCCGCCGCCCGGGCGCGAGCGTCTCGCCGCCCCTCGCGAGCCGCTGGGGCCAGTACGGGAACCGGTCCGAGGTGTCCCCCGGCCCGACGATGTACGTCGGCCGCACGACCACCGCGCCGGCGCCGAACGCGGACCGGACGATCCGCTCGCAGTTCGCCTTGTCGGCCCCGTAGGTCGCGGAGAGGTCCTTCGGGTCGTCGGCCTTCAGCCGGACCGGGGCCGCCTCGTCCAGCCCGCGCACGAGGTAGGGGTAGTAGACGCCGGTGGAGGACGTGAACAGGTACCGGCCGACCTTGCCCTTCAGCAGCTCCGTCGAGAGCCGCACCCACTCGGGATTGGTGGCCGAGTCGTCCACCACGGCGTCCCACGACTTCCCCTCCAGGGACTTCAGGTCCCCCTTCCGGTCCCCCACCAGCCGGACCACGCCCGCCGGCAGGTCGGCGTCGCGGCGGCCCCTGGTGAAGATGGTGACATGATGGCCGCGCGCGACCGCATGCCGCACCAGGTGGGGCCCGATGAAGCCGGTGCCGCCGAGCACCAGCAGCTCCATCTTCCCGCCGCCCCCGGCCGGATCCGCCCCCGCGGGCCCGCGCCCTCCGCCGGCGACCAGGCCCGCCCCGAAGGCGGATAAACCCCTCAGGAACTCTCGACGGTGGGCCATGCGAACCTCCAGGAATCGGGACCGCGCGGGGCGCCCCGTCCGGGCCCCGCAAGTATGGGACGGGCCCCCGGGGCCGTCAACGGCCCGCGGGCCATCGGCGCCGTCCGCCCGTATGTCAGTCACCATCCCGGGTCGCAAGGGCCCGCGGAACCCTTCCGGATCGCGGGGCGTCGAAGGTGGCGGGGCGCGGGAGGTCCACTCCGGCCGGGGAGGTCCGAGGATGTCGCGACGGGGCATGGGCATCGGAGTGCTGCTGATCGGGGCCTTCGTCCCGACGCCCCTCGCAACAGCGCAGACAGACGAGGCGGCGCTCGGCCGGGACCTGGCGGCCGCGGCCGAGGCCCCGTGCTGGCAGCCCGTGTACGCGGAGGGCCGACGCGGCCTCCCGGGCGTGATGGGCGGGCCGGCGATCGTGCGCGAACGGTGCGAGGCCCCGGCCACCCTCCGCGCCGCGCGGGAGCTGGCGCGGAGGCACGGGGAAGAGGCCGCCCCATACTGGGCGCGGCGGGCCGGCGAGATGTCCACGCCTCCCGAGCGCGGCCTCGCCCTGGCGACGCTCGTGGCCCTGGCGGATCGGCCCGGCCCGGCCGATCGGCTGGCGGGGCTCCTGTTCGACGAGCGGATGTCGGGAAACGTGGGCGTCGCCTTCAGCCTGATCGTCGACCTGCACGGCCCGTCCGCGCGGCCGCTCCTGGAGCGGCTGGTCGCGGAGGCCTGTCGGCGTCGGAGGGCCAATCCGGAGCGACCCCCCAGCCTCCAATCCTTCCTCGTGCTGTCCCGGGCGGCGGAGCTGCTGGGCGCCGTCGGCGACGAGGGGACGCGGGACTTCCTGCGCGGGCTGCTCGCCCGGGGCGGCAAGGCGGACCCGTGCGCCTTGCCGCTCCGACTCGCCCTCGACGCGATCGACGCCCGGCTGTCGCAGCCGGAGGCCGAGAGGGCGGCCTGGGGCCGCGACGCGATCGAATTCGTCAAGGCACGGTGGTTCCACTCGGGCAGCATCTCGGCCGAGATCGACGCCTGCAGGGGGGCGGGATGGCTGGCCGGCCGAGGGGTCCGGCTCGGCGTCCCCTTCCTCCGCTTCCCGCTCTCCGGCCGTGCCTCGGCCGACCTGGCGGTGGCCGTGGCGGGCAGCCAGCGCGAGGCGGCCCTGATCCCCGACCTCGCCCGCGTCGCCGAGCGGCAGAGGGGCGGATACACCTCGTCGATGGCCGTCGCGGCCCTCGGCCAGGTCGGGACCCGCGAGGCGATGGACGCGCTGCTCGCCATGGTCCGCCCGGACTTCCCCATGCGGATTGCCGGCCCCCTCTCGGTCCTGGCCCGGGACGGGGACGCGACGACCCTCCGGGCCCTGGTCCGCCTCGCGACCGACCGGTCTTTCGACGCCGCGGACCGGGCCGACATCGCCGCCGCGCGCGACTACCTCGCCGCGCGGCTCGCGGGCAGGCCCGCGGCGTCGCCGATGGGCGACGGGCCCCAGTTCCCTCCCCGCTAGCGGAGGGCCCGCGGAAGGCGGATAGTGGTCCGGGCGATGAGGGATTCGGCGGGCAGCTCGGTGGACCTCGGAGCGAAGGCGATGAGCGACGACCTGGCCTCGGGCTTCCGGGACGTGGACCGCGCGGCGGACTTCGAGGTCTTCTCGCGGTGCCTGGAGCTGGTGGACTCGATCCCGTTCTTCGCCGACTGCAAGCGGGAGAGCTACCGCCTGCTCGGCGCCGGGCCGGGCCGGCGGATCCTGGACGTCGGCTGCGGCCTGGGGGACGACGCCGCGGCGATGGCGAGGATCGTGGCGCCCGGCGGGGCGGTGGTCGGCGTCGACGCCAGCCGGGGGATGGTGGAGGCGGCCCGA from Aquisphaera giovannonii includes these protein-coding regions:
- a CDS encoding prenyltransferase/squalene oxidase repeat-containing protein — translated: MPSIPLTAACFLATCLAASPGPGALGAEAPEARAIAYLGREVPRWQAENRCFSCHNDGDAARALFRAARLGLAVPDAATAGTVRWLERPEGWDRNGGDGPFNDKVLARIQFAAALADAIDAGRSGDAGAMARAAGLVAGDQIEGGSWRVDAEAAVGSPATYGTALATAMARRSLVAAGPKRFAAPIAAADRWLRKAEARNVPDAAAVLIGLEGADDAEAAARVRRGLDLIRRAEAARGGWGPFPNTPAEPFDTAVVLIALAPRRGIAERAGWIRRGRAFLIASQHPDGSWPETTRPPDGESYAERLSTSGWALQALLATRDEEAEKAVPGASR
- a CDS encoding protein kinase domain-containing protein; amino-acid sequence: MGSSVATRRGARVGRSGDEPVPGYRLLERVGYGGAGEVWRAEAPGGLSVALKLIRTDGTLGRRELSNLRILRAVRHPNLLAYFGAWVIDGLLILGMELADLSLWDRYREFSGRGLAGIPMDELLGAMGEASRVLDYLHEPRHELDGMTGVAVHHRDVKPQNLMLLGRGLKVADFGLSILVDRGVASQCHSGLTCTYAAPETFRGRVADQTDQYSLAVTYCVLRAGRLPFAGPPAAVMLGHLMQPPDLSSLPEPERPIVARALAKDPSDRWPDCGQFVEALRSCLAAGSPLILPGAAEGEGALGEASTPPGETPDDSASQTGLVEDSDFWCGELGPEASAGSRGDSRPAGGPGADRRAPSSRSWRGEPGAEDSQEPTTPLPGAATDAPPPGGPRPRASASRWAACLAVAGLVAWEVARAQPDGGRRADVPGRDGIVAPGMRRETASGLAPPTGRPAAWAEGPPDPFESTAGTPAPIAAAEFAPVRPAGRARPDGPTPATAIGAEASRYIRLATAGIEAMRGEAGRLARAAQERLAANLPRRTADAGGTRPPAADRRPAPAKAPPPAKAAPSFRLGVPDTLEVDAGSSEPVPIVVCRGGASGPIAVRFEGLPAGVSPATAEIPTGYDRGLAALKADSQASPARATVRVVASAGAARAEATIALTVRANPAPAEPALGQSPPAGGATPGTPSISSGTVELTSAEPAALNDRGLAHASQGRLDAAVADYTAALRLSPKDASIRTNRGTARARQGDLTRASLDFETAIRLNPGHAPAYRGRALLREKAGDLPRASADRARADQLDRPVGPAGALWLPAPWTTPAASGTCYRVPVVIKRRKGP
- a CDS encoding NAD-dependent epimerase/dehydratase family protein, translated to MAHRREFLRGLSAFGAGLVAGGGRGPAGADPAGGGGKMELLVLGGTGFIGPHLVRHAVARGHHVTIFTRGRRDADLPAGVVRLVGDRKGDLKSLEGKSWDAVVDDSATNPEWVRLSTELLKGKVGRYLFTSSTGVYYPYLVRGLDEAAPVRLKADDPKDLSATYGADKANCERIVRSAFGAGAVVVRPTYIVGPGDTSDRFPYWPQRLARGGETLAPGRRDDPVQFIDVRDLAGFMVHLLEEGREGVYNAAGPRGVLTMPEFLEQARAALRSDAQFVQIDDYDFLSAHGIEEAIPWAMLRGNDAGMMSIRHGRAEDAGLAYRPIAETVRDTRAWWDAVPEARREAPKFAISPPREAGALAAWKARGE